From Abyssibius alkaniclasticus:
CAATCTGCCGGGGCTGTTTTCTGTTGAATGCTGGGGCGGGGCAACCTTTGATGTCGCCTATCGCTTCTTGCAGGAATGCCCCTGGCAGCGGCTGCGCGATCTGCGCAAACACATGCCCAACCTGCTGACGCAAATGCTGCTGCGCGGCGCGAACGGCGTGGGCTACACCACCTATCCCGACAATGTCGTGCAGAAATTCGTCGCCCAGGCGGCGGCATCCGGCGTCGATGTGTTCCGCGTGTTTGACTCGCTCAACTGGGTGGAAAACATGCGCGTGGCAATGGATGCCGTGCTGGAGTCCGGCAAGATCCTCGAAGGCACGATCTGTTATACCGGCGATATTCTCGACCCGAACCGCGCGAAATATGACCTGAATTACTACATCACGATGGGCCGCGCGTTGCGCGATGCGGGGGCGCATATCCTTGGGCTGAAGGACATGGCCGGTCTGCTGAAACCCGCCGCCGCCAGCAAGCTTGTGCGCGCCTTGAAAGACGAAATCGGCCTGCCGGTGCATTTCCACACGCATGATACATCGGGCATTTCCGCCGCCACCGTGCTGGCCGCGGCCGAGGCGGGCGTCGATGCGGTTGATGCCGCGATGGACGCCTTCGCCGGCGGCACCTCGCAGCCCTGCATGGGCAGCATCGTTTCGGCCCTTGCCAATACCCCGCGCGATACCGGCCTGCCGATCGATGCGATCCGCGAAATCTCCGATTATTGGGAGGCCGTGCGCGGCCAGTATACCGCCTTTGAAAGCGGCATCGGCGCGCCTGCTTCCGAGGTGTATCTGCACGAAATGCCCGGCGGCCAGTTCACCAACCTCAAGGCACAGGCCCGCAGCCTGGGGCTGGAGGAACGCTGGCACGAGGTTGCCCGCACCTATGCCGATGTGAACGCCATGTTCGGCGATATCGTCAAGGTCACGCCAAGCTCCAAGGTCGTGGGCGACATGGCGCTGATGATGGTCGCACAGGGCATTACCCGCGCCGAGGTCGAAGACCCGGCGGTTGAGGTCGCCTTCCCGGAGTCTGTCATCGATATGATGCGCGGCAATCTTGGCCAGCCGCCGGGGGGCTTCCCGCCCGCGCTGATTGCCAAGGTGCTGAAGGGCGAAAAACCCAATACCAACCGCCCCGGCGCCGCCGTGCCAGCGGCCGACCTTGAAGCCGTGCGCGCCAAAATATCAAGCGAACTCAACGGTTTCGAGGTCGATGATGAAGACCTGTGCGGCTATCTGATGTATCCCAAGGTCTTTCTCGACTATATGGGCCGCCACCGCGATTATGGCCCGGTGCGCACGCTGCCCACGCGCAATTTCTTTTACGGAATGGCGCAGGGCGAGCAGATCTCGGTTGAGATCGACCCCGGCAAAACGCTCGAAATCCGCCTGCAAGCCCTGGGCGAAACCGGCGATGACGGGCAGACCAAGGTGTTTTTCGAACTCAACGGCCAGCCCCGCACCATCCGCGTGCCCAACCGCAAGGCCGCCGCCACCACCAAGGCCCGCCAGAAGGCGACCCTGGGCGATGCCAACCAGGTCGGCGCGCCCATGCCCGGCGTGATTGCCACCGTCGCCGTAACTGCGGGCCAGGCCGTGAAGGCGGGCGATTTGCTGCTGACGATCGAGGCGATGAAGATGGAGACCGGCATCCATGCCGAGCGTGATTGCACAATCAAGGCGCTGCATGTCACCCCCGGCGCGCAGGTCGATGCCAAGGATCTGCTCGTCGAGTTCGAATAGGCGCAGCCGGCAAATCAAACACCCCGAAAGCGCGCGCATTGCCGCCGGTTTTTGCGGCTTTGTTTGACGATTTGGCCAAACTGGTTCAGTTTGATCATGATCGGTGGCTTTTCTGGCCTATTTGGCGCGCATGAATTATTGGGGAATATTATAAAAACAGCTTTTCTTGCTTCTGCCGCAATTGCGGCATTACTGGTTACAAGCGCCAATGCGCAATCTGTTGCATTTGGCGGCGATGTCAGCGCATCCTATGTCAGTCGCAGCTACGGCGGCGGCGGTGAAGACCGCTACCAGTTCAACGGTTCGGTGGTTGCGGGGTTTGGCGCGTTTGGCGCGCAGGTCGATCTTGGCACACAGTCCTATGCCGATGGCGACGGGTTCGACAATATGACCTATGCCATCCATGCTTTTTACGCGGTCAACCCCGCGCTGACAATCGGCGCCTATTTCGGCGTGGATGACTGGGCCGCTGGTAGCAGCGATGATGATTATTTTGGCATCGAGGCGAAATTCACACCCGGCGGTTCTGCCTCCCGCATCGAGGTGGAAGCCTTTGTCGGCTGGTATGAAGATATAGTCAGTGACTACGGCGCCAATCTGATTGGCCTGTCGGGCAGCTATGCAATCACCGACAATATCGACCTGTTCGGGGGCTATCTGATGGGTAATTGGGGCACTTCCGGCAACCGCGTTAATTCCTATGACGTGCTGACAGCCGGTGCTGCCTATAATTTCGATACCGGCCTGTATGTTGCGGCCGCCTATCAAAGCTACGTCTATCCGGGCAGTTCGGGCGACTATACGCTGCAACTGCAAGTCGGCTACCAGTTTGGTGGCGGCCAAGTGTTTGGCGGGCGCAGTTACTACACGCTTTATCCCGGCGATTGATCAACGCGCATGGTCGCAGCCCTGCTTCAGGACAGCCGCGCGCCGCTTGGTGCCGCTACGCCGCATGTCGGGCAAGGCTAGGCAATGGCCGCGCCGCGCCTGTTGATAACCGGTGCCAGCGGCAATATGGGCCGCGCGCTTCTGGCCGAACTTGCGGCGCGCAACGTGGCCGTGCGTTCGGCGCTGCGCGACCCGGCCGATGCGCGTGATGCGCAGGGCGATACGGTTGCGTTTGACTTTGAAAACCGCAGCACCTGGCCCGCAGCCCTTGCAGGCATAAGCGCGTTGTTCTTGCTGCGCCCGCCGCCCCTGTCCGATATGAAGGCCACGCTCATCCCGTTTTGCGACGCGGCCTATGCGGCGGGGGTGGCGCAGATTGTGTTCCTGTCGGTGGTCGGGGCCGATACCAAAAAATGGGTGCCGCATCATGCGGTGGAAAAGGCGCTGGCGGGCCGGCCTGCCACCATTTTGCGCCCCGGCTTCTTTGCCCAGAATTTCGCCGATGCCTATCGCGAAGATATTTGCGCCGACAACCGTATCTATGTGCCCGCTGGCAAGGGCAGGGTCAGCTTTGTCGATCTGCGCGACGTGGCCGAAATCGCCGCCGACGCGCTTTTGACCCCGCAAAACCATCAGGGCGCCGCCTATAACCTGACGGGCGCAAGCGCCGTGGGGTTTGCCGAGGCGGCGGCCATGCTCTCGGCCCTGCTCGCGCGCCCCATCCGCTATGTTCCCGCCTCGATGCTTGGCTATATCCTGCATCAGCGCCGTCGCGGCAGGCCGTGGATGGCGGCTTTCATCCAAACCGTGCTGCATGTCGGGCTGCGCTTTGGGGCCGCCGCCACGCCGGATGCAACGCTCGAAACCCTTCTTGGCCGCAGGCCGCGCAGCCTGCACAGCTACCTTGCCGATCATGCGCAGCTTTGGGCGCCCAAACCCTAGCGCCGCCGCAGCCACCATTCTGCAAATATCAGGTTCGGCAGCCAGGCGCTCCAGGCCACCCAATTCGAGGCCAGCTCATAGTCCATGCCCGCGACCATCTCGAAAAACGGCAGTTGCAGGCGCAGGGTGACGGCGGCAAAGGTCAGCGCGTAGCTGCGGACCATCCAGCGGCGATGCGCGGCAATCCGGCGGCTGCGGATATGCCAAAGCGCCAGCCCGGTGGTGCAAAGCCAGAGCAGCGCCAGCACCACAAACCCGGCCTGTGCCACCGCCCCGCCGGGCGCTGTATAGCCAATCACCAGCCCGGCCAGTGCCGCCACCAGAACGGCCAGCACATAGATGCGCCCCATTGCGCGGTGCAGGGCAGGGCGGCGCGCCCGCAGGCTGGGCCATAGCTGGAACACGCCAATGGCCAGCGCAAGGGGTGCGGCAACGATATGGGCCATCAGCACGGTTCTGCGCTCTGCCAGATGCACCAGCATCCCCGGATAGGCCAATTCCATATCCAGCAACAAAAACCGATAGGCGGTCAGCGCAATCAGCAGTGCAAATGCCGCGGCCAGCCAACGTGTAATATTCAATCCCAGGCTCATATCTGTCTCCCTAAAACTTTACACTGTAAAGATAGCATTGGCTTGACACTGTCAAGATAAAATTTTATGCGGTCACATGGCCAAGAAACCCCATCATCACGGCAATCTGCGCGCCGCGCTCATTCAGGCCGGCATTGCGATTATCGAGGCCGAGGGGCTGGGCGCGCTGACGCTGCGCAAGGTTGCGGCGCGGGCGGGCGTGTCTCATGCGGCACCCGCGCATCACTTTGCCGGGCTTGCGGGGCTGAACATTGCGCTGGCCAGCCAGGGCTGGCAGCTGTTCACCGCCGAGATGGAGGCGCATCGACAGGTGGCCGCCCCTGAACCGCGCGCGCAGCTTGTGGCCATTTGCGAAGGCTATCTTGCCTTTGCCGACAAGCATCCCGGCCTGTTCACCCTTATTTTCAACACAGATCTTGGCCCGTATTGCGACGAAGGGCTGAATGCGGCCTCTGATGCCGCCTATCATGTGCTGCAAGCGGCCTGTGCGCCCTTTGCGCCGGTTTCGCCGCGCCCCGGCAGCACCGAGGCGATGATCTGGGCGCTTGTTCACGGGCTTGCCTGCCTGCGTGTGGGCGGCCATACCGGCGCAAACGCCCCGCCCGAAGCGCCCAAACCGGCCCCCTATCGCTTTGACGAGATTCTGCCGCCGCTCCGCCTGAAATAGCCTTGCCGCGCCCCGGCTGTGCGGGCTAGCGTGGCGCAAAATTTTGGGGTGCCTGCATGAAGCTCATCGTTCTGTCCGACATTCACCTCACCGTCGAAGGCCGCCCGATCATCGGCATCAACCCGTCCGAGCGGCTCGATTTGGCGCTGGCCCATGCCGGCCGGCACCACCCCGATGCCGCCCGCTACGTGCTGCTGGGCGACCTTGCGCATCTGGGCCAGAACCGCGCCTATCGCGCATTGGCGGGCCGCATGAACGCGCTTGGCAAACCCTTTACCCCCATGCTTGGCAATCACGACAATCGCGAAAACTTCCGCAAAGCCTTTCCCGACGCGCCCGATGATGGCGCGGGCTTTGTGCAATCGTATCTGGATACGGCAACCGACAGGCTGATCTTCCTCGACACGCTGCACCCCGAAGCAACCCCGCACCATTCCGGCCATTTGTGCGCTGCACGGCTTGGCTGGCTTGAACGCGCGCTCAACGGGGCAGGGGGGCGGCGCATTTCGGTCTTCATGCACCACCCGCCCCTTGCCGTTGGCTTTCCGGGGATGGATGCCATCGCCCTTGCCAACCCTGCCGATTTCTGGGCCATCGCCAAAGGCAAAATCGCGCATCTGTTCTGCGGCCATGTGCATCGCACCATATCCGGCCAGACCCACGGCGCCGGCTTCAGCATTTTCAAAAGTCCCGCCCACCAGATGCCGATGGATATGACCAGCGCCGATTCCGCCCTATCCGTGGCCGAACCCGGCGCCTATGGCATTATCCTGCTGAATGACGACGCCATCATCGCCCATAGCGAAGATTTCACGCTGAACCTTGCCTCCGAGTCCGACCCGGCCAGCGCATAATTTCACCTTCAGCCCGCAATTCCCCCTTGCGGTGCGGCGCGCCATTGGTTACATCCGCGCTACCCAAGGAAGCGGGCGTAGCTCAGGGGTAGAGCATAACCTTGCCAAGGTTAGGGTCGGGCGTTCGAATCGCCTCGCCCGCTCCAATTTTCAAAAACGGCCTCCGGTTTCGGGGGCCTTTTTTGTGGCATCGCTTCATTAGCTTTTGTCAGCGGCGCAAAATTGCGATAGGCATGGCTATACTGCGCCTTGATTTAACGATCGCGCCAATGGTTCCAGCGTAATCTCTCCGGCATGGATCGCAAGCAACTGCGGCGTTACGGATGTGTCCATTTCTTCCTATATACAGGCTAACCCGAGCGTCAGCTTTGCCGATCACAGCGAATTATGGCTCTCCTTTCAATATACCGATCCGGATGATGGTTTGGTCCATTACGCTACATCGGCGGCACAGGGGCAAACCGGCACCACGGTTTTTGTAACAAATACAACCACCGCCCCGGCCCCGACCGAGGCGTCCTTCACCTTCACGCCCCCGCCACAAACGCTGCCCGCCGCCATTACCTTTACCGATACAACGCCGCAATTGGCCGACCGGATTGTCACAAGCAGGTTTTGGGATTTTGGTGACGGCAATACCAGCACGGCCGCAAACCCGACCCATAGTTACGCTTCCTACAACACGTTCACCGTGGAACTCACAATTTGCGATACCTATGACTGTGATACCGAAACGCAGACCCTGACCATCGCCGAACCCGATACAACCGCGCCCACCACCACCATTTCGGGCCTGCCCGCAACCGTTTCCGGGCTGGACCCGATCAGCCTGAGCGTGGAGTTTGATGAAGATGTCACAGGGTTTGAACCCGGTGACGTGGCCATCAGCGGTGCAACCGTCACCAGCTTAACCGGCGGGCCGGCCAGCTATACGCTTGTCATCACCCCAACGGGTGCGGCGGCGATCAGCGTGCAGGTGCCTGCCGGGGTAGCAGCCGACGGGGCCAGCAACCCGAACGAAGCCTCCAATCTGCAAACCGCCACGAACGCGCTGGCGGGCGATACCTCCGCGCAGATTTCATCCTTCATGCAGGCGCGCGCGCGTAACCTTATCGCCAGCCAGCCCGGCCTTTTGGGCGTTGTCCGGGGCGGCGGGCATTTCACGGCCGATATTACTTCGGGCACTGGTGTGTTCGATTTTTCCTCCGACATGTCGCGCAACCTCTGGTTCCAGCTGCGCGGGAACTGGTCGACCGCCGGCACGCAATCCGACCAATATGTGTTCGGCGTGGTTGGCACACACTACCAGCCGTCTGAAAACCTCTGGCTGGGGATGATGGCGCAGTTCGACGATGCGCGCAGCCTTGACGGTGTGGCCGAAACCGCGGGCTGGGGCTGGCTTGTCGGCCCCTATATCGTGGCCCAACACCCCGAGCAGCCGCTTTATTTCGAGGCTTCGGCGCTGTTTGGGCAAAGCTATAACAGCGTCAGCCCGCTTGGCACCTATTCCGACGATTTTACCACAACCCGCCTTTTGGCCACCGCCCGCGTAACCGGAGAATATGACACCGGGCGCGCCGTGCTGTTTCCCAATATCGGGCTGGTCTACACCTCTGACCGCCAGCACGCCTATACCGACAGTCTGGCAAACCTGATCGGCGCGCAAAGCATTTCCATGACCGATTTTTCGGCCGGGGTCGATTTTGAACTGCCGCTCAACGTATCGGCGGGCCAGCTCACGCTGACCGGCGGTGCGGCCGCGCATTATACCGCCGTTGTCGGGAGTGTGTCACCCTATGAAGGGTTCTCGGCCAGCACCGCGCTTGGCCTTGCCTTTGCCACCCAGGGCGGGGCGCGCTACGAGGGGACCGCGCGCTACGAGGGTATCGGAAATTCCGGCTACGAGGCCTACGGCGTGACCTTCGAGATGAGCCTGCCGTTTTAATGCTTCATTAGGGTTTGGGGGCTGTTTTTTGCGCGCAAAAACGCACCAAATGCACCCGAAACAGGCCTTAACTGCCCCGAAATGCACGAAAATGCGGTTACAATGTAACCGTAATCCGGCGTTTTTGGCTTGAAGTTACACTGTAACCCCGAACGGGTCATCCACACTATGCGCCGGTTCGGTGAACCAGGCAGCGCCCTCGGCTGTCATGTAAATATGGTCCTCCAGCCGCACGCCGAATTCGCCATAGGAACAGATCATCGGCTCGTTGGAAAAGCACATGCCCGCCGCCAGCCGCGTGTCGTTTCCGCGCACGATATAAGGGTGTTCATGCACATCCAACCCGATACCGTGGCCCGCACGGTGCGGCAGGCCGGGGGTGGAATAATCCGGGCCAAGCCCGCCCGCCTCGATTATCGCGCGCGCGGCATCGTCAAGGCTGGAACAGGGCGCCCCGATTTGCGCCGCATCAAACACCGCCTGCTGCGCGGCCTTTTCCAGATCCCAGATCTCGCGCTGGCGCGCCGTTGCACTGCCAAACACAAATGTGCGTGTAATATCAGATAGATAGCCGTCAAGCTCGCCGCCCATATCGATCAGCACCATATCGCCCTCTTGCAGGGTTTGCGGATAGGGCACACCATGCGGATAGGCGGTTGGCGCGCCAAACAGGACAATATCGAACAGCAGCCTTGAAAAGCCCATTCTGGCATGGGCCGCGTGCAGAAAGGCGGCGACTTCGGTGGTGGTTATTCCCGCGCGCAGAATGCTGGCAGCCGCCTTATGCACCAGCAAGGTCGAGTCCATCGCCCGCTTGATCAGCGCGATTTCCTGCGCGGTCTTGATGATCCGGCACCCCGAGGTGACGGCGCCCGCTTCGACAAGTTCCAGCCCCTCAGCCGCCGCCCGAAACCCTTCCG
This genomic window contains:
- a CDS encoding pyruvate carboxylase, with the protein product MKHFQKILIANRGEIAIRVMRAANEMGKKTVAVYAEEDKLGLHRFKADEAYRIGEGLGPVAAYLSIEEIIRVAKMAGADAIHPGYGLLSENPDLVDACDAAGITFIGPKAATMRALGDKASARRVAVEAGVPVIPATEVLGDDMAKIAAQAEAVGYPLMLKASWGGGGRGMRPILGPDELVEKVREGRREAEAAFGNGEGYLEKMIIRARHVEVQILGDRFGGMYHLWERDCTVQRRNQKVVERAPAPYLSQEQRAEICELGRKICAHVGYECAGTVEFLMDMDTGNFYFIEVNPRVQVEHTVTEEVTGIDIVRAQILLAEGATIADATGKPSQDDVKLNGHALQCRVTTEDPQNNFIPDYGRITAYRAANGMGIRLDGGTAYAGAVITRFYDSLLVKVTAWGPTPETAIARMDRSLREFRVRGVSTNIAFVENLLKHESFLNNTYTTKFIDTTPALFSFKKRRDRATKILTYLADITVNEHPEVAGRARPHAEARAARPPKLRVETAPYGTKNLLDDQGPQAVADWMLAQKNLLLTDTTMRDGHQSLLATRMRSHDMINIAPAYAANLPGLFSVECWGGATFDVAYRFLQECPWQRLRDLRKHMPNLLTQMLLRGANGVGYTTYPDNVVQKFVAQAAASGVDVFRVFDSLNWVENMRVAMDAVLESGKILEGTICYTGDILDPNRAKYDLNYYITMGRALRDAGAHILGLKDMAGLLKPAAASKLVRALKDEIGLPVHFHTHDTSGISAATVLAAAEAGVDAVDAAMDAFAGGTSQPCMGSIVSALANTPRDTGLPIDAIREISDYWEAVRGQYTAFESGIGAPASEVYLHEMPGGQFTNLKAQARSLGLEERWHEVARTYADVNAMFGDIVKVTPSSKVVGDMALMMVAQGITRAEVEDPAVEVAFPESVIDMMRGNLGQPPGGFPPALIAKVLKGEKPNTNRPGAAVPAADLEAVRAKISSELNGFEVDDEDLCGYLMYPKVFLDYMGRHRDYGPVRTLPTRNFFYGMAQGEQISVEIDPGKTLEIRLQALGETGDDGQTKVFFELNGQPRTIRVPNRKAAATTKARQKATLGDANQVGAPMPGVIATVAVTAGQAVKAGDLLLTIEAMKMETGIHAERDCTIKALHVTPGAQVDAKDLLVEFE
- a CDS encoding NAD(P)H-binding protein, producing MAAPRLLITGASGNMGRALLAELAARNVAVRSALRDPADARDAQGDTVAFDFENRSTWPAALAGISALFLLRPPPLSDMKATLIPFCDAAYAAGVAQIVFLSVVGADTKKWVPHHAVEKALAGRPATILRPGFFAQNFADAYREDICADNRIYVPAGKGRVSFVDLRDVAEIAADALLTPQNHQGAAYNLTGASAVGFAEAAAMLSALLARPIRYVPASMLGYILHQRRRGRPWMAAFIQTVLHVGLRFGAAATPDATLETLLGRRPRSLHSYLADHAQLWAPKP
- a CDS encoding DUF2306 domain-containing protein, which gives rise to MSLGLNITRWLAAAFALLIALTAYRFLLLDMELAYPGMLVHLAERRTVLMAHIVAAPLALAIGVFQLWPSLRARRPALHRAMGRIYVLAVLVAALAGLVIGYTAPGGAVAQAGFVVLALLWLCTTGLALWHIRSRRIAAHRRWMVRSYALTFAAVTLRLQLPFFEMVAGMDYELASNWVAWSAWLPNLIFAEWWLRRR
- a CDS encoding TetR/AcrR family transcriptional regulator, encoding MAKKPHHHGNLRAALIQAGIAIIEAEGLGALTLRKVAARAGVSHAAPAHHFAGLAGLNIALASQGWQLFTAEMEAHRQVAAPEPRAQLVAICEGYLAFADKHPGLFTLIFNTDLGPYCDEGLNAASDAAYHVLQAACAPFAPVSPRPGSTEAMIWALVHGLACLRVGGHTGANAPPEAPKPAPYRFDEILPPLRLK
- a CDS encoding metallophosphoesterase codes for the protein MKLIVLSDIHLTVEGRPIIGINPSERLDLALAHAGRHHPDAARYVLLGDLAHLGQNRAYRALAGRMNALGKPFTPMLGNHDNRENFRKAFPDAPDDGAGFVQSYLDTATDRLIFLDTLHPEATPHHSGHLCAARLGWLERALNGAGGRRISVFMHHPPLAVGFPGMDAIALANPADFWAIAKGKIAHLFCGHVHRTISGQTHGAGFSIFKSPAHQMPMDMTSADSALSVAEPGAYGIILLNDDAIIAHSEDFTLNLASESDPASA
- a CDS encoding PKD domain-containing protein; the encoded protein is MVHYATSAAQGQTGTTVFVTNTTTAPAPTEASFTFTPPPQTLPAAITFTDTTPQLADRIVTSRFWDFGDGNTSTAANPTHSYASYNTFTVELTICDTYDCDTETQTLTIAEPDTTAPTTTISGLPATVSGLDPISLSVEFDEDVTGFEPGDVAISGATVTSLTGGPASYTLVITPTGAAAISVQVPAGVAADGASNPNEASNLQTATNALAGDTSAQISSFMQARARNLIASQPGLLGVVRGGGHFTADITSGTGVFDFSSDMSRNLWFQLRGNWSTAGTQSDQYVFGVVGTHYQPSENLWLGMMAQFDDARSLDGVAETAGWGWLVGPYIVAQHPEQPLYFEASALFGQSYNSVSPLGTYSDDFTTTRLLATARVTGEYDTGRAVLFPNIGLVYTSDRQHAYTDSLANLIGAQSISMTDFSAGVDFELPLNVSAGQLTLTGGAAAHYTAVVGSVSPYEGFSASTALGLAFATQGGARYEGTARYEGIGNSGYEAYGVTFEMSLPF
- a CDS encoding M24 family metallopeptidase; this encodes MNGIGGTTIDAALAGLSPLPRLAEPIGTPERLARIERAQELMRSNDIAALWLDASTNLNYFTGLSFRPSERLHGAVLLQDGAPLYVSPTFEVEKLKTMLSIEGEIIKWDEHDSPTLVVMESLSAMGISGRLGLDEHTPFFTSEGFRAAAEGLELVEAGAVTSGCRIIKTAQEIALIKRAMDSTLLVHKAAASILRAGITTTEVAAFLHAAHARMGFSRLLFDIVLFGAPTAYPHGVPYPQTLQEGDMVLIDMGGELDGYLSDITRTFVFGSATARQREIWDLEKAAQQAVFDAAQIGAPCSSLDDAARAIIEAGGLGPDYSTPGLPHRAGHGIGLDVHEHPYIVRGNDTRLAAGMCFSNEPMICSYGEFGVRLEDHIYMTAEGAAWFTEPAHSVDDPFGVTV